From the Bacillus horti genome, the window CAAGGAATCATGAAAATGATGCAAGGTTACTGCTTGATTTTGCTTGAAAATTATCCTGAAATCATTTTGGTGGAAGTAGCTGAAAAGATCCAACGTGAAGTAGCAGAATCGCAAAGTGAAGCTATTGTTCGCGGCGCCCATGATAGCTTTATTGAAAACATGTTTACGAATATTACGCTATTACGAAAGAGGATTCAAAGTCCCAAGCTGACCGTAAATTATTTTGTTGTAGGACGGGAAACTAACACAAAACTAGCTCTTGTCTATATGGATCACTTAGCTAATCCTAGCGTAGTCCAAGAGCTTACAAAAAGAGTTCAGTCTATTAGGTTAGATTCCATCGTTAATCCGGGAATTGCAGAGGAACTTATTGAGGATAATCCATGGTCTATTTTCCCACAAATGCTGAGCACGGAACGTCCTGATCGAGTGGAAGCGAATCTTATGGAGGGTCGGGTTGCAATTTTGGTAAATGGGAATCCCACCTGTTTAGTACTCCCTGTAACTTTTTTCTCTTTTTACCAATCTCCAGATGATTATTCAGCTAGGTGGTGGCTAGGAACGTTTTTCCGTTTTCTACGCCTTACAAGCTTTATTATTGCTATTGCCTTACCAGCTTTTTATATCGCTGTCATTTCCTTTCACTTTGAAATTATACCGCCTCTTTTGACCTTTCAAGTTAAAAATGATGTTGAAAATATTCCTTTTCCACCTATCGTTGAAGCGTTTATTCTTGAGTTAACGATTGAGTTAATACGTGAAGCTGGGGTAAGGCTTCCTCGGTATATTGGTCAAACCATTGGTATCGTTGGAGGGTTGGTAATCGGAGATGCGATTGTAAAGGCAGGATTGGTGTCCAATCTAATGATCATAGTGGTAGCCTTAACGGCTCTCTCCTCATATATTGTTCCTTCAATTGAAATGAGTGGTTCTGTGAGACTTATTCGTTTCCCATTGATGGTCGCTGCAGCTGCTCTTGGTTTTATAGGGATTATGTTCTCAATAATTTTTTTGCTTATTCACCTTTGTAAGCTACACTCTGTAAAAACTCCCTATTTTGCTCCATTATCTCCATTTAGATTTTTAGACATTAAGGATACCTTTATTCGAGCTCCATTCTGGATGTCCAATACTAGACCTTTAGACAGTCATCCGCAAGATCTTCAGATTACTGAGAGCTCTAGGGAGTGGAACAATGATGAACACAAGCCCAAGTAGCATAACGAGATGGCAATTTACTTTCCTTATTCTGCAAACACAAATTGGTATAGGAATTTTGTTTTTACCTTATACCGTTCAAAAGTATGCTGGTGGAAGCGCCTGGATTTCTGTATTAGTATCCGGGGGCATCGTCCAGTTGCTCCTGCTTCTGTTCTACTTTCTGTGTGTTCGTTATCCTAGGTTTACACTTGTTGAGATTATGAAAGTGGTCTTAGGCAAATATATCGGAGGGGCTCTAGGGGCTATATACTCGATTTACTTTCTGTGTATAGGTGGTAGTGTTTTACTTGTTTTCACAAACATAATAAATACTTGGTTCTATCCAAATACACCAAGCTGGGTCATAATTGGCATCATGATATTATTAGCCGCGTATTTAGTTCGTGAGGAATTAAGGATCATAGCACGGTTTCATGTGCTTACATCATCATTACTTATTATTGTCATCCTGCTTATGATTTGGTCCTACACCGGTGCTAATTTACTTTATGCCCTTCCTTTAAACCAAGCAGGAATAAAGGATATCCTTCTAGGTGCACAAGAGGTCACATTATCCGTTTTAGGCTTTGAGATGATGCTGTATGCCTTTCCGTATGTGGAAGGTTCAAATAAGAAGAAGCTGCAGGCAGTAACCTTAGCTAATATAGCTGTCACTCTCATTTATACTTTTCTTGTATTTACTAGTATTGTTGCTTTCAGTCCAAGGGAAATAGAATTGGTTCCACAACCAACCCTATATCTGCTAAAGGCACTCTCCACAAGAATTGTAGAGAGAATTGATCTTTTATTTATGGCCATTTGGGTCGTCTTTGTGGCTACTACTTTTATGAGTTATCTTTATCTTTCTTCTAAAGGAATATCACAGCTTGGCAAAAAAATTAAATTCAAATCAGTTGTTACATGGATTGGTCTACTCATTTTTTTATTAACGATATGGCCTCAAAATTTGCTTAACATTATACGGATAGATATTTTGCTTGGAAAAGCCAGTATTTATTTCATTCTTGTTATTCCTTGTCTGGTACTTTTACTAACGTTTCTTAGGAAAAGGAAGAAAGGTGGGGGCCTATGATTAGAAGAACGATCCTAGTCATTTCTATATTCTTATCAGTTAGTATAGCTAGTGGCTGCTGGGATCAGCAGCTTTTACAGGATGTCACGATGATAACCAGTATTGGCATTGATAAAGGTAAAGATGGCAAGATTACGTATACGGTGGTAGGTAGGAATATTCAAGAGAGAGCGGTGTCACCTGAAAGACTACAGGTTATTTCAACTGTAGGGACCACACCTAGCGACGCCAAAGCAAATATTGATCGTAAAATACCTGAAGTCATGTCCGCAGCAAAATCTAGAATATTAATGTTTAATGATGAGTTAGCCAGAGAACCTATCTATCCCGTGTTAGATATTTTCTATCGTGACCCAAAGCAAGCCTTAAATGCTAAATTTGCAATTGTGGACGGCTCCACATTACAATTGCTAAACCGGAAATACTCAGATAAGCCACAAGTTGTGGATTATGCTGTTGACCTTATTGCTTCAGAAGAGGAGGCTACAGGAGTAAATATCTCTAATATTCAGATGATCTGCCCTGTACTTTTTGATCCCGGGCAGGATGCTGTAGTCCCTTATTTAAGTGCATCAGAAAATGAAATTATTATTATGGGTTTAGCTTTATTTAATGATCAGGTGATGACTGGAACAATTAATCCGTCTGAAGCTACTTTATTCTTACTTTTGAATAACCAGTTAGAGAAAAAAGCCTATATCAACCAAAGAATTACAGAAGAAAGATCACCAGATATCCTAAATTTCGTATCGATTAACGTACTAAAATCAAAAGCAAAGTTAAAGGTGCACGTGAGCCCTGATAATCAGATTTCGGCTGATGTTAACGTAACCCTTAAGGTCGATGTCCTTGAATATCCTCACGATAAGCTAGATACAAAGGAGGAAATCTCAAAAATGGCTGAAATTTTAACGGACAAATTAACAGATCAGGCTAAAGTCGTTATTAATAAGCTTCAAGAAGCCAATTGCGACAGTCTAGGCATAGGAAGACGTCTTATCGCCTATCACAACGATACGTGGCAAAAAATCACTTGGAAGGACGTTTATCCTGATATTACGATTACCCCTAAAGTACAGGTTGAAATTATTAGGCATGGTATTATTAACTAATATAGTTGTACAGCGCTTCCTTTAACAGTTCTGGCCAGGCTACACTTTTACCGGTTTTCTTGTCTACATGAACGATAGCTCCTCTAGCTGCAGCAAGAAGTTCGTTTGTCTTCTGATCAAGAATAGCATACTGTAAATCTAATGAGGAGCTTCCAACATGCCCGACCTTAACCTTCACTTTTAAGCGTTGAGTATAATAGATTTGTCTTATGTAATGACAATGAATATCGGCAGTCACAATCAATGTTGGTGTATTAGGTTCTAAAAAAGTAGCAAAAACTTTGGCGTTCTCAAAAAAGTCTAATCTAGCCTGCTCAAAATAAATGATATGACTCACGTTATTGACATGACCGAAGGCATCCGTTTCTGAAAAGCGAACCTTCACTTCCGTTTCGAATTTGAATCCTGCTATCCATTCCTCTAAAGTAGGCTGGATAAAATCGATATGCTTCATGTTCCAAATCCTCCTGTTAAGTACAATAATAAATTCACAAAAGCCTTCCACCGCATGGAATGGAAGGCTTAGAAACGCATTGATTATAGATTCAAGAGTCAAGAATTACCTTGAGTGCTGCTACAGTACTTTCATAGCTTCTCTTGATGTGTGAACGCATTGCCTTCTCAGCCATATCCACATCTTGTCTTTTCATATATCCCAAGATTTCTTCATGCTCTTGTACAGGCAATAACGAAGAATAATTCGGATCTCTATAAGCACCTAGCCTTCTATATCTAGATATTCGAGCCATAATTTGGTCTAAGAGAATGGCAGCCGTTACATTATCACTTTGCTGCTGAAGCTGCTGGTGGAATTCACTACCATAATGAACAACATCGATTTGACGATTATTTTCTGCCGCATTACGCATCAAATATAAGGTATCCTCAAGTCGTTGAAAAACTAGCTCATCTTTGGTATTTAGAGTAGCTTCCCTAGCCGTTAGGCCTTCCAGGACTTCACGAACTCGGAAAATTTCCTTCGCTTCTTTAATGGATATTGGGGCTACATAGATTCTACCGTTTGATTTTTTCACAAGCAAGCCTTCCAACTCAAGGCGATATAGAGCCTGACGCAGCGGAGTTCTACTTACACCTAGCTGAGCAGTCAAAGACTCCTCCACTAAATGCTCATCAGGTTCATACTCTAATTCAATAATTCTTTTTTTTATATATTCATATACGGTATCGCTTGTCGTTTGTCTGCTTTTGTGCAACACCATTCTGTTCTTCCTTCCATAAATTAGTTCCAACCTAAGCTCTGCAGCTTCAACAGGTTCAGAATGTTAGTCAAGCACGATAAGAATTAGTAAGACATT encodes:
- a CDS encoding spore germination protein, which produces MNFKKLFWKKKNDKPTDNSSLLTEKHPLSASINKNIQFIEEAFSSTDDLGKRSFHVQGRSCILYFIDTLANAERMQNEIIGPLQQSNEKNIVDRLGSPLMSKTDDLRQGIMKMMQGYCLILLENYPEIILVEVAEKIQREVAESQSEAIVRGAHDSFIENMFTNITLLRKRIQSPKLTVNYFVVGRETNTKLALVYMDHLANPSVVQELTKRVQSIRLDSIVNPGIAEELIEDNPWSIFPQMLSTERPDRVEANLMEGRVAILVNGNPTCLVLPVTFFSFYQSPDDYSARWWLGTFFRFLRLTSFIIAIALPAFYIAVISFHFEIIPPLLTFQVKNDVENIPFPPIVEAFILELTIELIREAGVRLPRYIGQTIGIVGGLVIGDAIVKAGLVSNLMIIVVALTALSSYIVPSIEMSGSVRLIRFPLMVAAAALGFIGIMFSIIFLLIHLCKLHSVKTPYFAPLSPFRFLDIKDTFIRAPFWMSNTRPLDSHPQDLQITESSREWNNDEHKPK
- a CDS encoding GerAB/ArcD/ProY family transporter, with product MMNTSPSSITRWQFTFLILQTQIGIGILFLPYTVQKYAGGSAWISVLVSGGIVQLLLLLFYFLCVRYPRFTLVEIMKVVLGKYIGGALGAIYSIYFLCIGGSVLLVFTNIINTWFYPNTPSWVIIGIMILLAAYLVREELRIIARFHVLTSSLLIIVILLMIWSYTGANLLYALPLNQAGIKDILLGAQEVTLSVLGFEMMLYAFPYVEGSNKKKLQAVTLANIAVTLIYTFLVFTSIVAFSPREIELVPQPTLYLLKALSTRIVERIDLLFMAIWVVFVATTFMSYLYLSSKGISQLGKKIKFKSVVTWIGLLIFLLTIWPQNLLNIIRIDILLGKASIYFILVIPCLVLLLTFLRKRKKGGGL
- a CDS encoding Ger(x)C family spore germination protein, with product MIRRTILVISIFLSVSIASGCWDQQLLQDVTMITSIGIDKGKDGKITYTVVGRNIQERAVSPERLQVISTVGTTPSDAKANIDRKIPEVMSAAKSRILMFNDELAREPIYPVLDIFYRDPKQALNAKFAIVDGSTLQLLNRKYSDKPQVVDYAVDLIASEEEATGVNISNIQMICPVLFDPGQDAVVPYLSASENEIIIMGLALFNDQVMTGTINPSEATLFLLLNNQLEKKAYINQRITEERSPDILNFVSINVLKSKAKLKVHVSPDNQISADVNVTLKVDVLEYPHDKLDTKEEISKMAEILTDKLTDQAKVVINKLQEANCDSLGIGRRLIAYHNDTWQKITWKDVYPDITITPKVQVEIIRHGIIN
- a CDS encoding acyl-CoA thioesterase, with amino-acid sequence MKHIDFIQPTLEEWIAGFKFETEVKVRFSETDAFGHVNNVSHIIYFEQARLDFFENAKVFATFLEPNTPTLIVTADIHCHYIRQIYYTQRLKVKVKVGHVGSSSLDLQYAILDQKTNELLAAARGAIVHVDKKTGKSVAWPELLKEALYNYIS
- a CDS encoding GntR family transcriptional regulator, producing the protein MVLHKSRQTTSDTVYEYIKKRIIELEYEPDEHLVEESLTAQLGVSRTPLRQALYRLELEGLLVKKSNGRIYVAPISIKEAKEIFRVREVLEGLTAREATLNTKDELVFQRLEDTLYLMRNAAENNRQIDVVHYGSEFHQQLQQQSDNVTAAILLDQIMARISRYRRLGAYRDPNYSSLLPVQEHEEILGYMKRQDVDMAEKAMRSHIKRSYESTVAALKVILDS